In Geotrypetes seraphini chromosome 4, aGeoSer1.1, whole genome shotgun sequence, a single window of DNA contains:
- the NOB1 gene encoding RNA-binding protein NOB1, with protein MAPVWVEHVVADAGAFLLNAALQEIGKNIYTVKEVVSEIRDKETRRRLAVLPYVLQFKEPFPENIKLVTEFSKKTGDYRSLSATDIKVLALTYQLEAEHVGIGHIRKECEVKATVSSSLQHPETPVNITGFHLPSKKKSLTDRPAEPASASEVGRGVECAEQPEFGSFLYWRDPLPSIEELLQEFLSVDTVAAEIGKAQPLGARSSAKGLNTEAVTGGEEEGEGTDDEGEGWITPRNIKQIQLELGCQEVPDNVTVGCLTTDFAMQNVLLQMGLHVLEVNGMQIRQTRNYILRCHGCFRTTSDMAMVFCPNCGNKTLKKVAVMVSEDGSLHMHFSRNPKVLNPRGLKYSLSKAAGGKHSNNPYLVADQQFPQQRLSKKARQKTNVFDPDYAASVSPFAENDIYSRAANLHIRDGGMGAGKRRMNPNSSKKGTKKR; from the exons ATGGCGCCGGTTTGGGTGGAGCACGTTGTGGCCGATGCCGGAGCGTTCTTGCTTAACGCCGCGCTTCAG GAGATTGGGAAAAATATTTACACTGTTAAGGAAGTGGTCAGTGAAATTCGGGACAAAGAGACACGGAGGCGACTTGCAGTGCTGCCCTATGTGCTGCAATTCAAGGAACCTTTCCCAGAAAATATCAAACTTG TAACAGAGTTTTCAAAGAAAACAGGTGATTACAGAAGCCTCTCGGCCACAGATATCAAAGTACTGGCCCTCACGTACCAGCTAGAGGCAGAACATGTAGGAATTGGTCACATAAGGAAAGAATGTGAAGTGAAG GCTACAGTGAGTTCGTCTCTGCAGCACCCTGAGACCCCCGTTAACATCACAGGGTTTCATTTGCCTTCCAAG AAGAAAAGCCTCACAGATAGACCGGCTGAGCCTGCGTCAGCTTCCGAGGTGGGCCGTGGCGTTGAATGCGCAGAGCAGCCTGAGTTTGGCTCATTTCTGTACTGGAGGGACCCTCTGCCCAGCATCGAGGAGTTGTTGCAAGAATTCCTG AGTGTAGACACAGTCGCTGCAGAGATTGGTAAAGCACAACCACTGGGGGCCAGAAGTAGTGCCAAGGGTCTGAACACTGAAGCGGTCACTGGCGGTGAGGAGGAAGGGGAAGGAACTGATGATGAAGGGGAAGGATGGATCACTCCCAGGAACATTAAACAAATTCAGCTTGAACTGGGGTGTCAGGAGGTGCCAGACAATGTAACAGTTGGATGTTTGACCACTGACTTTGCCATGCAG AATGTTCTCCTTCAGATGGGCCTTCATGTGTTGGAGGTGAATGGCATGCAGATACGTCAAACTAGAAACTACATATTGCGCTGCCATGGTTGTTTCAG GACCACTTCTGACATGGCCATGGTGTTCTGTCCTAACTGTGGGAACAAGACGTTAAAGAAGGTGGCTGTGATGGTGAGCGAGGATGGCAGCCTTCACATGCATTTCTCAAGAAACCCAAAGGTGCTGAATCCAAGAGGACTTAAG TATTCTCTATCGAAAGCAGCTGGTGGAAAACACAGCAACAACCCCTATCTGGTTGCGGACCAACAATTCCCACAACAGAGACTCTCCAAAAAGGCAAGACAGAAGACAAATGTGTTTGACCCCGACTACGCTGCAAGTGTGTCGCCATTCGCTGAGAATGACATTTATAGCCGAGCAGCCAACTTGCATATCCGAGACGGTGGTATGGGCGCAGGAAAGAGGCGGATGAATCCCAACAGTAGCAAGAAGGGTACAAAGAAGAGGTGA